The DNA region TATATTCTTTACTTTGGATAGAAAATCCAATTTAATTGAATATACTGTTTATAAGTTTATTAAAGATGATTTAAACATTTGACAATCAATTACTTAAATCCTTATATTTTACAATGGCTAACCATCAAAAAGATTTTTTATTCGTTCTAATAAAGTCCTTATCTAAATCTGAAAAAAGACAATTTAAGATTTTTGCTAGTCGTTTAGAGACTAGTTCGAATACAAAATTTATTGAGTTATTTAATATCTTAGATAAATCAGATCATTATGATGAAAAATTAATACTCAAAAGTGGTAGTATAAAAAAAGTCCAATTATCTAACTTAAAATCATATTTATATAAGCAGATTTTAGTGAGTATTCGTCTTAATATTCCTAGTCAAAATATTCGTTACCAATTAAGAGAACAAATTGATTTTGCAACCATTTTATATAACAAAGGTTTATACAAGCAAAGCTTAAAAATATTAGATAAAACTAAAACTCAAGCAATTGAAAACGATGAAAAACTAATGGCCTATGAGATAGTTGAATTTGAAAAATTAATTGAATCTCAATACATCACGCGAAGCATTCAAGGAAGAGCCGATGAATTAGTCATACAAGCCAAAGAAATTAATTATCAAAATACGATTTCCAGTAAATTATCAAATTTATCACTCCAATTATATGGCATCATGCTTAAGACTGGTTATGTTAAAAGCGATGAAGAACACAAATACATTGACGATTATTTCAATAAGCATATATCAAAATTAGACGAGAGCAAATTTGGATTTCGAGAAAAATATTGGTTTTATAATGCTAATCTTTGGAGAAGTTTTTTAGTTCAAGATTTTTTAGCTAGTTACAAATTTGCATCAAAATGGGTTACCCTTTTTTATGATAACCCAAATATGATTTTTCTAAATCCTGTATTTTTCTTAAAAGGAAATCATTATTTATTGGAATCTTTATTTATGCTGAAATACCAGACTAAATTTAAAGATTCGTTAGCGAAATTAGAGCAAACTATAAATGATTCTCGTTTTCCAACTAACGATAATATTGCCTCTTTGTCTTTTTTATATGTATATAACAACAAATTGAACTACCATATTATGGAAGGTTCATTTGCTGAAAGTGAATATTTAATACCAGAAGTACTAAATAAATTAAAAATCCATAATGAACACCTAGACGAACATCATGAAATGTTGTTCTTCTACAAGTTTGCTAGCATCTATTTTGGGATTGAAAAATACAACGAATCGATTTTTTACCTAGAAAAAATAATCAACAATAAGAATTTAAGCATGCGCGAAGATTTAATGTGTTTTGCTCGTATTTTATGCTTAATTGCTCATTATGAATTAGGAAAAGATTATTATTTAGAAACACAATTAAAAAATACTTATAAGTTTTTGATTAAAATGAATGATTTGCATGAAGTCCAAAAAGAAATCATTCGTTTCTTGAAAAATTTGAATTCTATTTATCCAAGTGATATCAAAAAAGAATTCATTAAGATGAAAGAACGCTTTATCGAATTAGAAAATAACACTTATGAAAAAAGAGCTTTTTTATACCTTGACATTATTTCATGGTTAGAAAGCAAAATCGAGAATCGTAAAATAAGTGATATTATTAGAGAAAAAGCCAGGCTTAATAATAGATAAAAAATGAGGAGGTAGTTCCTCTTTTTTTATAGTAATTCCTTTCTCGCTCTCATAATATCTTCAAAAGTACAACACTTAACATACTCTTCTACTCCATCAATTAAAATTGGAAGATAAATGAATTCTACTTCCGATAAATCTTCTTTTAGATAAAAAGCGATATCATCTAGTTTAAAAAACCACTCCTTATCATATTGAACCTTATTAATTGTAGCATCTTTTATCAATGCTTTTTCACTTAACAGTCTTTTAAAACCCATTATCTAATCCTATTTATAAACGAAATAAGAACAAAGATACTTATTAATTAAGAATAGAAAATTACACTATTGATATTGATTTAATCATTCCTTAAATTTATTCATAACTATATATAAATAATAGTAATTATAACAAAAATTTAGCGATTTAAATTATTGCTATTTTATAAATTTAAATACTTTTGCAGACTTAACTAATTTAACTAATTAATAATGAAAAAATTATTTTTATTTCTTTCTGCCTCTGCTGTACTAGTTTCTTGTAGTAAAGTTGGTAAAGATGAGTACATTATCACAGGTACTGCTAAAGGAATCGAAAACGGAAAAACAATCATTCTTCAAACACAAGATCCAAGTGGAATGGGTGGTTTAATAAACCTTGATACTGTAAAAGTTGAAAACGGAAAATTTGAAATCAAAGGAAAAGTAACTGAGCCTTCTTTCCACGTACTTCAATTAGAAGCTGCTAATCAACCAATTCCTTTTATCCTTGAATCAGGAGAAATCAATATCGAAATCAACAAAGATAGTATTCAAAACACTAAGATTTCTGGTACTTATAACAATGATGAGTATGTGAAATTTAACGAAGAAATGAAAGTGGTTCAAAAGAAATTAATGGATTTCCAAAAAGTGAACACACTTAAAATGAATCAAGCACAACAAACTAAAGATACTGCTACAATCAATAGTTTAATGGCTGAATACCAAAAATTACAACAAGAAGTAGGTGATAAATCAAAAGAAAAATACATTTCTTACTCTGAAACACACCCAAAATCACTTATCAGTGCTTTAATTGTTCAAAGTATGCTTGGAGATCCAACTGTTGATATTAAAAAAGTTGAAAAAATCTACAATAGTTTTGAAGATGATTTAAAAAACACAAAACCTGGAAAGTTAATCAAAGAAAGATTGACTACTGCTAAAACAGGAATCCCAGGTGCACCAGCAGCGCCAAGTGCTAAATGAAGAACAGATTTTTCTGCACCTAATCCTGAAGGGAAAGTAATTTCTTTAAAAGAAAGCCTAGGAAAGGTTACAATTGTAGACTTTTGGGCTTCTTGGTGTGGACCTTGCAGAAAAGAAAATCCAAATGTAGTAGCTATTTATAAAGAGTTTCATTCAAAAGGACTTAATATAATAGGTGTTTCATTGGATCAAGATAAAAACAAATGGAAAGAGGCAATTGCAAAAGATAATTTGACTTGGACACACGTTCTCTAATTTAAAAGGATGGGAAGATCCAATAGCGGCACAATATAAAGTTGATGCAATACCAGCTACTTTTATTTTAGATGCCTCTGGAAAAGTTATCGCTCGTGACTTAAGAGGTGAAGAATTAAAAGCAAAAATCAAAGAACTTTTAGCTAAATAAGCTCTTTTTAAAGAAAAGAAATAAAAAATCTCCGCTAGGGAGATTTTTTATTTTACTAAAGACCAACACTTTAAAAAAGATTAAAAAAAGTTTAAAATTAAGCGCTGAAAATGTTTGCAAACGTCAAAAGTGTTCCTATATTTGCAACCGCTTACAACAAGTAAGACAATGGTCGGGGAAGATACTCAAGCGGCCAACGAGGACGGACTGTAAATCCGTTGGGAAACCTTCGCAGGTTCGAATCCTGCTCTTCCCACCAAAAACGCTTCAAGCAATTGAAGCGTTTTTTTATTAATAAATTCAGTTCTTTAAAAAATAGTTTGCACACGTCAAAAGTGTTTCTATCTTTGCAACCGCTTACAAAAAATAAGTGTTTAACCACTAGGTATCGGGAAGATACTCAAGCGGCCAACGAGGACGGACTGTAAATCCGTTGGGAAACCTTCGCAGGTTCGAATCCTGCTCTTCCCACTAAAACGTTTCAAGCAATTGAAGCGTTTTTTTTTGCTCTAAACTTTCGTCAATTTTAGTTTTTATAATTTTAATTAAAATAATTATTAAATACATTTGTAAATCAAAGATAAAATCAGTTTCAAATCTGTTAAAAATAATTACTCCATGCAAAACATCCCTAGTGTTGATTTGAGCGATTTCCTTTCAAACGATCCTATCCGAAAAGAAAAATTCGTTAATGAAATTGGAAGTGCATTTGAAGATATTGGCTTCGTTGCCTTAAAAGGACATTTTTTAGATCAAAATTTAGTTCAAGAATTATATAGTGAAATCAGGGCTTTCTTTAATTTACCAGTAGAAACTAAAAGAAATTATGAGA from Flavobacterium nitratireducens includes:
- a CDS encoding DUF4369 domain-containing protein, whose protein sequence is MKKLFLFLSASAVLVSCSKVGKDEYIITGTAKGIENGKTIILQTQDPSGMGGLINLDTVKVENGKFEIKGKVTEPSFHVLQLEAANQPIPFILESGEINIEINKDSIQNTKISGTYNNDEYVKFNEEMKVVQKKLMDFQKVNTLKMNQAQQTKDTATINSLMAEYQKLQQEVGDKSKEKYISYSETHPKSLISALIVQSMLGDPTVDIKKVEKIYNSFEDDLKNTKPGKLIKERLTTAKTGIPGAPAAPSAK
- a CDS encoding TlpA family protein disulfide reductase; amino-acid sequence: MSLKESLGKVTIVDFWASWCGPCRKENPNVVAIYKEFHSKGLNIIGVSLDQDKNKWKEAIAKDNLTWTHVL